From the Lathyrus oleraceus cultivar Zhongwan6 chromosome 3, CAAS_Psat_ZW6_1.0, whole genome shotgun sequence genome, the window AAGGAACTTGGTGCTTGTATGGTCCTATCTCTCTCTTACTGATGTATAAAGGTCATTAAACGTGCAGCCACTAATGTATGGTCCGGGAGCAACCCCTGCTGGCATGGCAATGATGCCAATGCTTTTACCAGATGGAAGGATTGCATATGTATTGTAAGTGTAGTCTTGATTTTTCTAGTTTTTTACTTGCTTATGATGTATGGTTATTTGCAATGCAAGGGTAACAAGACCCTTAGCTCGAAGTCTTCAAATTTTGAGGGCCTCTTTTGAATAtgtatttaaaaaaataaatttcacAAAATGTGTTTTAATACAAATAAGATTGGATATATGACATATAATTATCACTAGTCAATTGGTTGATATCTTTGGTTTAAGATTGAGTGGGGTTCGATAAAATGGATCGATTTGTGTGTTCTTACATTTTCTAATTTTTGATCATAATTTCATCAATATGgaataaaataataaattgtaAAGCCTAGGAGTTGAGTTTAACCCAATGATTGGACATTTCCACTTAATATCAAGCCAAAGCAACTGTAGTATTAATGATTGAACATTAATTGTGTTTTCAATACCTCCAAATTGTTTAATGGTTAGGATTGATACATTATATTCTACAGTAGGAACACACAATGGCTACATCTATAGTTGAGTTCTTTGTTTTTGACTTATTGTTGGGTGACTGTAGGCAACAACCAGGTTTACCGCAGGCAGGCTTGCAACAGCCAGGTTTTCAACAGCATGCTCCTTCACCAGTATCTCGACATGGCAGGAGTGGTGGTGGTAGCTCAAGTGGTGAAAAACGCAATCACGATAATAACCGTAATCGTGGTCCTGGCCGATATAATCCCTACTAATATAATTTGGCCTTGCGTGGTCTTTAGGGTGCTATGCAATTGAGGTTTATTCCTACTGGTCACCTCCCCAATGCCAAAAATTTATCTGGCATGTATGGAAAAATTTGAACAGACTGAATTGTTGAAATATATGTATATTGTTAAAGCTGTTGCTAGTTTTACATTTTTATTCTTCCCTTATTTCCTATTTATGAAGCAAGATTAGTATATTTTTCTTGATTGACACTGAACCAAAATTATAATATTTATCCCACCTGTAATTGCACTGTAGGATTAGGTGCGTCTGGAAAGGATCTAATTATGAAAACAAACAGGTGCTTAGGTGTTTGAAATGTTAAAACCTTATTTTAAAAAACATTTATTAATAGggattaaatgtttaaaattcAACCTAAATTTTTACGTGCCACTTTTGCAACAAAAAAAATAGGGATAAAAATAAAACTTGTAAAATTGCAAGGTAAATTGAAGGAATACATTCACGAGGATGCTTTGTATAACCATAATTGATTTTATCAATTTGCATTTTACTTTAGACAAATACTATCAAATTTTAACTTTTATCAATTTGCACTTCTCTTTAGTCAAATTCTATCAAATAATAAAAAATCGTATTGTGCATAGAACTGGGGCAATGTTAGATGTTTAAGATTCAAAGTTCTTTTTGGACAAAGCTAAAATGCAAGGTTTAAGATTCAAAGTTCTTTTTGGACAAAGCTAAAATGCAAGGTTTCTACAGTACCAcataaatttttaaaaatatcaTCTCGGGACGCATTTCTTatatattcaaaaaataccaTTCTGAGAGGTGCTTTATAAGTTAGTTTTTTTTTCTGGAGATGCATGTTTTGAATATTTTAAGAAATACCTTATTTATTTACTAGTTCAGTAGAAATTTTGAAAATGCATCTCCAGAATTATGGAAAAGATTTTAAATTTTTTTGTCACCTTTGCATGTCATATATTTTCGGGCATCTTCGGAAATATCTGATAAAAAAACAGCTGCATGATCACACAACCATTGTTGTCATAGTTAGTTTCAACCAAATCTTTCACCAAAAAATCCTCTATTCTCAATCCATTTTTTCACTCCAAATCTCAATTCTTTTGATTCATCACATCATAGAGAGCAAAAAAGATAAAATTTGAGGTAAAGATCCTTCATTTTCCTTTGCATTGTTCACATTAATCatgcttttttttttcttttgaaaaaaagAGCGTCGTGTCTGGAAATGTATCTCCGGAACGAGTATGAACTAATCCGGAGATGCATTTCGAGAAGTTATCTTTGTTTGATTTCCAAGTTTGTCTTCAGCAATAACAATTATATACTGTTATGGTTTTAATTGTTTTCATTAGATATCGTGCACCCCAATATTTTCCCAAAATAAGTTATTTTTTGAATGTCCaaggtgttgttgtgaaagcgGTAGGTGTTGGCAACCAATTTAAAAATAAGCAAGAGTTTGAATCTCGCACCCATGTAAATCATAGCGATCATAGAAAcaccattaataaagcacgtacctcGAATAAAGTTATTGAATATAGTAGTCTCTACTCCACTCAAGGCAAAAAATTTCCCTCGGGAATGAGCTTTCTTTGGTTTCTAGAAGTGAGTACTAATATGATCTGGTTCTCCACAATTGAAGCAAGTCAGCATATTACTCTTAAAATCAGCAATACAATGTCCTGActtcccacacttgaaacattttTGACCAGAACTCTTGCATTCACCAACACGATGACCCATACCTCCACAACTAAAACATATGACAGAAGCAGAAGTGTCTCTCCGACCTATATCTTTCCCACATGAAGCCTTCCACTTCCTTTTATCAATTGGAACTCCATAAGGTtttccataattttggtttccACTTTTCTTCTCACTAATACTCTTATAGTGAGTAGATCTAGTACGACTATCTTCACCATAGATCCTACACTTATGAACAAGTACATCGAAATGACGAATCTCCTAGTACCTGATGAATTTCTTGATCTCTGGATGTAAACCACTCTCAAACTTGATACACTTAGACCCTTAGCCCCTACCCCATTGTAATGCAGGCAAAACCTAGACAACTCCTCAAACTTTACTGCACAATCAACAACAGTCATATTTCCTTAtttcagctcaaggaactcgatCTCCCTCTTGCTACAGACATCTGTAGGAAAGTACTCCTCAAGGAACTTAGCCTTGAAATTTTCCCACGTGATCTTAGTGCCTGTACTCTCAAGCCTCTGGCGAGCATTGTCTCACCAATACTCTGCTTCCTCAGCTAGCATATGAGTACCAAACAGGACCTTCTGCGCGTCTGAACAAGCCGTCGCCCTAAAGATCTTCTCAATCTATTGCAACCAAACCCGAGCACCTTCTAGGTCGCACATTCCCTTAAACGTTGGCTGATTATTCCTCTGAAACTTACTCAGCCGTCTGAACTCATCTGCCATCAAATTCTGATTCTGCAGCGCCTGATTCGCATGAGCCATAACCTTTAAAGCATCAGCGATTGTGCAATaattccttccagccatttctCAGAACACTAGTAAACAATCATTAGAAGAAACATTGCATCAACATTGTTTATACACGTGTCGCATACCAGGGAATATATAACATCACGGAACCTGGTAGGATGGACCAACTAGGCTATGATAacactaatgtaacaccctaaaatcATGACTTTTAATTAAAAGAATAGGATCAACATTTAGGATGTTATTCAAACAAATCATGCATACTTTCTAATTAGTTTCAAAACTCGCAACATAactcaaataaataacataaaCTTCAATTATATCATCAATGAAAATACTTAGCAAAATTAACACAATCCATTATAAActcaaaaacaaataaacattcTGTTCCCAGATATTACAGATCAGAGCATTAAATCAACTAGATAGAGGTACAcgataaaataaataaagaaaagCTCCAAGACTATCTTCCAACTCACGACAACACTTACTCCTCCTGAGTATCTGTACAACAATGTACAGAGcaacacaaaacaaacaagaaaggAGTGAGAATACACTAAAATGTATTAACGATGTAAAAGAATGCAAGGGTAATTTAAAATGACACAATCAACAACACACATTCAATTTACACAACACCACAACAATTCAATTCACACAGCTTTTATGTATGCAATATGACTCACAACCcgactctatgcatgtggtatCAATTTGAACATCAGAGGTTTGTTACTGATCTTATCCACTCAACAATGATTCCTCATTTGAACAGGGTCCCACTTATGAACCCTGAGTCCCCACTTCTGAACCCCGGACGATCACTGGTCCCCACTTGTGAACCCGTGACTCACCTCTTTCAACACACTGACATAATATGATGTATGACATTCAAGTAATGCAACAACAACGATTATGGTTCCACTTCTAACCATAAACAACATGCAATAAAGCATTCATAGTAGTCTCCACTTCTGAACTACACACCTCATCATAACACATACAATTACATTCATAATACATAATTGGATTCACAACATAATAACTCGTAAACATAATCATAATTCATCACTTATAATTATACAAATTAGTTCAATtattatttcatcatcataataATTCACCTAAATTAATTAGTCACCTCAAATATCCCAAAACAACAGTCAGTCATCGACCACACAAGAAAACTACATCGAAAACCGGACCGATTGCTCAAAAACGATATTTTGCTGCCACGGCGACCAGCCCGTCACTGTTTCCCTTCATAACCCGCCACCTCTGTGACGAACGACATGAGAAATCCTACATGGAGACCATGACGATCTCCCCGTCACCTTGCTGACGACCGTCAATCAACCCAGATTCATGATGGGTAGCCCGTCACGCTGTTGCAGAAAGAAGTTTATGTGTTTTTGACCATGAGAGCTCATTCAAAGCTCCGATTTCGACTCCCAACACCCCAATTCTGCATAGAAAACAAAAGATACATATTATCCGACAACCAAACCATCACATGCACATCAATTAACATTCAATTTCACTAATTAATAACAAATTCAAGGTTATGTTCTTAGCACCACAacacatcaataacaacaaccaAATTCAAAATTCATACCAACACATCATGCATAATATTCAGGACATAACAAAACACGAATTTACACACTAAACATGACAATTAGCATGAGTTTTACACAATCATCATCAAACTCGTAAAGCACAACAATGGTGAAGGAAACCAGAGGAGGGTGAGGATCCCTCTCCACCCTTCATGTAATACACCTATATTCAAGTAGTTTCTCCCTTACCTAAATTTCCAACAATTACTCAGGCTCTAGCTATGGTGATCTTCTTCCCCGATCCCTTGTTCTTCCTTTTTCTCACTTTGCCCCTTGCCTCTTATTCTCAATGCAACTTCTACGTATTAGTAAACTCCCTCAACCCTCACATTTTTCCTTTTAAATTAAAACCTAATTCACTATTATGGTTATTCCACTTTTACCCTCCCCATCTCTATTTTCCCTTATTTTCTAAAAACTCTAATTTCCACACAAATATAACTATTtctattattttatttattattctATATTTCTACTCATTTTAAAATTACAtaaaaattctaattaatttcTACCATTCATCCTAATTCCTACCAACATACCCATTAATGCCACATAACACACATATTCAcgaaataataataaaaataatattaagtcactcaaataataaaataaaatgctGCTAAGTTCaattaaataatataattaaattcaGGGTGTTTACAATAAACACATTTTTCTTGTTCTATGGTATCAAGACGTGATTGAGGGGTTACTGGGTAACCCTGGGTGCCTTGGCGGAAAGAACCTTGTTCAAACCCCACTCAAACCACTATGAGAATTGGAAGTACATGTTTGTGAGTGCGAGAGAGCGAGATGGCGCCTCCATGATTATAATTGAGGAGGATCATGCCTATCACTTTCCTTTATGTTGGATAGATGACCCATAAGCCATAAATGACTTTGATTATTGTTATTACATTTGGATTAACTTATTTTTATAGGCAAGATATCAAGAAAGATGTCTCAAAGTTGTTGAGAACATCTTGGCTACATATTTATGTGTTGTgttatttttggaaagtttaaATTTGACTAATTTAATTCCTTGTTTGATTCCAACATTTGTTACAAGTTTTGGTTTAGTTTTGTTCAATACAAGATTTTATTGAAGTTGGTTTGGAAATATTTTGATTgtaaaatatttaattaaataaatctCACACGAAGAGATTTTATTAGATTTGTTTTAATTACAAGATTTTGATTTGCATTTAATGAAAATCTCCAATTTCTATTAACCACGATTTATAATGTGTTTATGTTTTGGAAGACATTTTATTCTGAATTCCTTACTTGAGGATTTGTAATTCTTAATTATAAGTAAATATATTATTGTATTTGTTTTAATCAAGATTTAGAATTGACATTATGAAGATGCGTGAAAACATGTTAAGTAAAATGTTCTACATTTCGTGAGACGTTTTGTCTCAGGTTGTTTGCTTGGCATGCAAGTCGATTGAGGGAATCTCATGTTTTTTGAAGATTTATTTCCTTTTATGTCCAATCAGAGATTTGATATTTAATGCACATTTTTTATTTAAGGAAATATACTAATTTGAACCGGTTTCAAcaatattatattttatatattcAAGAGATTCAGATTTATTCAATCAAGATTTGAAATCAACATTATTAAAGATTTGATTTTATGCGCTTTTGGGGTTCCAACCGAATTCATGACAAAACCCTAGTGGGATGTCTTTCTGGATTGCTTTGCAATTTAAGTAGAGGTTCTACCTTTGTGAAGATGGAGACTTGAAGAGAGAATATCTACTATAGAGGAGAGTTTTGTTTTAGTCGAGTCTTTGTGCTTTTAGTTTGTACACTCTATTCCTGTGCATTAATTCTAAGTTAGCCGAATAGAGTTTTGAGTTGTATTAATGTTTTATCTTTAATCTTTGTAACTGAATAAACACTCGGGAGAGCGCTAGAGTGAAAGTGAGAGGTGTCTCAGATTTACTGGGAGCCTAAATCAAACTTCACAAGTAGTATTAGGAAAAAGGCATTGAACTAGAAGAGTTCACATCAGAGTAATTTGTACTTCTGACTATTAAAAATGAATTTCCTTTCCTTGGGAAGAGTTCTTCAGATGTAGAAGATattgcaccaaactgggttacCAAACATTtcgttttttattttttttgctTACTTGTACACCGCTCATTTACTATCTTACTGTCGTACACATTACGTCAACATTGTGTATGACATATTGCTGCTGACCGAACATAGTTTCAATTATGACTACCTCACCATTATAGAGAGGGAAGTGATTGGCATCCTAGACAAGTTCGCCATTATGAGCTCTAGAGAGGTAGTGGAACTCGACCGTGGAGAGGATAACAAGATCGACGAGTATCTACGTAAGTTAATTCTTTTAGGTGTTTTTTAGTGCAAAGTTATTTTATTCGCCCATTACTCATTGCTTTTTTATTCTTTCTCTGTAGAAAGAATGCCTATAGTTTTAGTTATCGAGAGGAAGGATCGCTTAgccaagaagaaggttgagcgTAATGAAAAATGAACCGACAATACAAAAATCCACCCAGGAGATCTTCTAAATAATAGAGGTAAAAGAGGCGTTGATAAGAACACCATTATCTATCATCGTTCCATAAAGACTAAGAACACGAAGGGGTTTAAAAGAAGTTCGTCTTTGACTCCTATTATGAAGGAGAAAAACATCTAGGCCATGGTCAAATTGGAAGAGGAAGAAGAGGGCGGGGATCATACTAGATCGCCTATTCGGGCATAGGCGCCTAAGAACCTGCTACTATCACCATGGAGCAAGCAGTTTGAAATAGAGGAATATACCAGCGCTCGACACCCCTTGAATGAAGATTTTCCCAACGACTATAAGGTCATTAGTTAGATGGAAACTAAGTCTATATCCAATATGGTAGAAAAACACCTTGATAAAGAGAGTGTTGTTCGAGGCTCATGCCCAGAAAGATAATTCAAATAAGGGTTTTTATGTTGATTTGAATGCTGCACAGGGGACTCTAACTCAAGAGTAAGTGTTAGTGAAAAATTTGACTAAAGAGTGCGATGAGCTGAAGCGTTTTTAGGCGAAGTTCAAAGAGTCCCTAAAAATACAAAGGAAGATGTCAAGAGGCCTTCCTTAGAGGAGAGCAATCTGAAGGAGCCTTTTGAGGTGAAGTTACTCTTTAAGAGGAAGTTGAAGGATAACTTGTACACCTGCAAGGACGAGTTGGTAGATACTTTTGACTAGTTTTTAAGTGGGCCAAAGAACATGTAACCTTCTTCTACCTTGAATTGAATTTGAGCTAATTGGATTTGTTCAAGGTGGTATTGGATAACCAACTTGTGGTCGAATAGGATGTAGTGTCCCATAATTGGTTGTTTCTTCTCCTAAGAGGGGCGTTCCAATTGAAGAGGAAGACACACATGTCAAGCAGAATGAGACTCCTACTGAAGAGATTGTTTATGAGGAGGATGTTAAGGAGGAAAGTCAATCTCAAGATGATGTCCAGTGATCCCTTGTTACTTTGGCTAAGTAGGTCTCCCCATTTTTTCTTCTTATCTTTAGTTTCCTTTTCATGTAATCACGCCCTTCGGGGCCTTTATATAATGTTTCCCTCTAGGACCTTTTTGTAATCCCACCCGCCGATGCATTATTAATGAAATTTTCATGCCACCTCAGGAATTACTTCCTTACATTTATGTTTATTTTCATGAGTAGTATATTTCTAAATAAACGTGTTAACATAACCAATTACCAGTGGCTATATATCTAGTCTCATCCGTTGAAAGAACAACAATATGCTGCTTTTTACTGTGCCAAGAAACTAAACAATTTTCAAACAAATGACAAGTACCACTAGTGTTTTTCCTATCCAACTTACAACCAGCAAAATCAGAATCAGAAAAACCTAAAAAACTATATTCTCCACCTTTGGGAAACCAACGACCGTGATGCAAGGTTCCGTTAAGATACCTTAAAATGTTTTTTACGAACTTAAATTGGGGTTCCTTAGGCGACGCCTGTAACCTAGCACACATACACACACTAAACGTAATATTTGTCCCACTCACAGTTAAGTAGAGTAAAGATCCTATTATACCTCTATATTTGGTAATGTTGATCTTTATGCCTTGCTCATTTTTATCTATCAGCGCATTTGAAGCCATAAGAGTTGAGATGCATTTCGAACCCTGCATATCAAATTTCTTTAGAACCTCCGAGCAATACTTTGTTTGGATAATGAACATGCCAACTTCAATTTTCTTTATAGAAATCCTAAGAAATAGACAAGCTCTCTCATAAGATACATTTCAAACTCCCCCTGTATCAAATTGCAAAATCATTGTAAAGGGATTCATTAGTGAACCAAAtacaatatcatcaacataaatttaATTTAAAAGAATATTCTTTTCTGTACATCTAATAAACAAAGTAGTATCTACTTTACCATTATTAAATCCtcattttattaaaaaaacactaaggcgctcataccaagctctaggagcttgtttggACCATAAAAGGCTATAttaagtttaaaaacataatcAGGGTTTTCATGGTcctcaaaaccaggaggttgatagacataaacttcttcatttaTAAAGTCcttaaaaaatataatttaacatccatctgatacaACTTAAAATCTAGGTAGCAGGCTGATGAGCGACGAACGTGTCTGTCGGATTATGACTGCAAGCACGCAACCTATtgtgtagttttaaaagattatcgaacccacaaggactaatgATCAAACTAATGCTATCTATTGTTGCAGTGTAAAGCTAAGGCTAAAGATTATAAGGGTAGGAGCAGAAACTAAAACACTAATTTCTAACGGTTTAAAAGTTATGATAACAAACGAGTCCGGAATATGGATTCCATGTACCTAAGGGGTTAGGTAGAATTGGGCACTAAATATGATTCTATTGCGTTATGTAGAAAATACCGACTTAAAGATCTCGTCTCGCACTCTCGCGCTATTGACAAAGATCACACCTCCTAACCACATGATTATGCTCTCGCTCGCCCGTTCTAATTAGAAAGCGCATTTTGAAAGTAAATGAGATCCTAAACGAtgcctaaagcgctctcgctATTTTTAGGATCGATGCCTAGTTTCCATTATCTGGTTCCTTCCTTACACTCTCGCACTATCGGATTGAACCTTAActtatctcacactctcgtgccAAAACAGTAATACATACAATTGGAAACTAAATCCATAACATAGTTAAATCATAAATTCGCACCTAGTATTTCTACCGAGTCCCATCGGTAACGACGGTCCTCATACGCTAGACTCCGAATAAATTAGCAAGACATGATATTAATTGGGAACAACATAATTAAAACATTCAAAATTAAGAGCAACATGGCATACAAGTAATTGAAATAGTAAAACATGCAAATATCCAAAGTAGTAAAAAGAACCTGAAATTGCTTAAAATAAAACAAGAATTAACTTGAACTTGAACTTGAAAATAAAATAACGACATGCTTATTCTTTGATCCAAGATTACAATGAAGATGAAAATAGAATACAACTTGAACAAGTGTGACAATCCCTCGATGTTAGTTATTGTCACTTTTACAGGTAATTTATGCTTAATTCTAAAAACTCgatttggcagagcttccgcacAACTTGGATACCTTCCAAAGTCTCCCACAATCTTATTTATAGAGGTTTTGAGACCTGATAACTCTCTTGGATCGTGGATGGAGAGTGGAGGGAAAATAATGGATAAAAAACGGTCCAGAACTGCCCACTAGCGCAGTTTTGTTACTGCGCGATAATGGCGAATACCATTAGGGGAATGACGAACACCATTCCTTCCAAATTTTAAATGACATGACAGCAAAGTAAATGGCGAACTCCATTTAGACACAATTTATAAAACTTGCTCTTTTTCTCCTTTTTAGCTCCTATTTCACTCCTTTTCCGCGAGGCTTCCAAAACTTCAATGATTTCAGATAATAACtgcaaaacaaataaaatgaaagtAAAAGACGATAAAATGAATAAAAACATAAATGGATATCATGTGAACTGAGCCTACGAACACAATACGATTTCTCATTATTAAATTCCCCCACACTTAGAccgttgcttgtcctcaagcaatcATCCAACGTACATGATAAACAATTTAAACACAATGTTTGAAACATAGGTACAATGACACTCTAACTAGTACGAGACTGCTAGGCTAATGTTAGATAAATATGTACTAGATACCAAAAATAAGGATATCGTAGTGACACACATCCGCATTTCACGGACAAAAACTACCCCCTATGCAAAACCAATTTGAATCATGCCATTATAACTTGACCTACATTCTTTGTTCCATTTCAACCTCTTTTTCATTCTAgagaaatcacattaagcccgttatccgtacacATTCAAGGTAGGTGAacctgttagtgactatgatctcgATTTCAATTTTATCACACTTACTTAGCAAAGTTTTGCTTAAGTATCAACTGAATTTTTAAGATTTCGTACTGTTGGGCTAAATGATCgggtgaggatcacctaacttagaagggCCAAATCTTATCACAAATTTTATTCGTTATATTTTTTTCATTTTGTGTTTTTGCttgagatcatacacttatttgcatcgacttccTTACTCATGTGTGTTTtaggatggtgttgactgctagtaTAACCTACTCAAAGGGTTACTTAAAGAAACTTAGAATTAAGGTCTTGACATAATGGTTATTTAAATAAATGTCGCATACGTAGGGAGTTCAGGGTGTTAGGACGGTACCAATATTATCGACACTTTCCAAAGTCTATCTAACAAAGCCTAAAAAGTAGAAATAGATTATACTAAAGGTGTGTCATGCCATTGAATAAgaacaaaaaatttcatcattgGGGGTAAAATCTAAGGGAATTttcaaacaaaagaaaaaaattatCACGCAATAGGACTTGACATCACATGTATGACTCGACCAAAAGCTAAAAATAACTAAGAATGAAAATAAACTAAGAATGGAAATAAAACAGTGAGTAATAGAAAAGCGGTAAAGAtcctcccccacacttgaaccaaacattgtcctcaatgtttcaGTGCAAGGCGAAGGAAGGAGTAGTGAAACCTGGTAGGGTGGATCAATTATGCCGGCCGCGACCTCAATGTTGCGCAAAACCTCCTCTACCGAAAGCAGGGTTGGGCACATGCTGCATGTACTCCCTCATTCACACGTTGATACATGCGGCACAAGGTAAAGTAACTCCCCTAACCTCTCGGTTACTAATCATTAAGAAATACTTTCCACCAGGTTTATTTTTAATGAGGCGCATGCTACGACAGTAATCAAGGTCGGAAAATGGAGTCTCTAACGGCTCAAGCGTAGCCAACTCCGTGCCTAGGTTTAAAGCAAGGGTTATGGATGTGATTATCCCTATGACACAAATAAGACCTCCAGACCGAACACAGGTGGACTGGAAGTGTGCGAGTAAGAATGGTGTCAGGTTAACTTTTGTTCCAGAAAATGAACAATAAATAAGAAAAAGGTCTTTAGAATTCATGTTGCCGGTATTCTCTCGACCAAAAATAGTACTGGCCAGAATATGGTGCAAATATCGAATGGCTGGGTTTTGAATAGCCGTGGCTTTTAGGCCTTCCCAGTCATTGGTGGTTTTGCCCGTTAGTTGCTGCCAAAAGTCGAGAGCGCTGGATTCCCAATCGCTCTCTAAAGGGTGTTGGCATGCAAAATCGTCCCCATGAGGGAACGAAAGTAAGTCGGCCAGTTGGTCTTGGTT encodes:
- the LOC127129914 gene encoding uncharacterized protein LOC127129914; this encodes MAGRNYCTIADALKVMAHANQALQNQNLMADEFRRLSKFQRNNQPTFKGMCDLEVKFEELSRFCLHYNGVGAKGLSVSSLRVVYIQRSRNSSDSRTRSTHYKSISEKKSGNQNYGKPYGVPIDKRKWKASCGKDIGRRDTSASVICFSCGGMGHRVGECKSSGQKCFKCGKSGHCIADFKSNMLTCFNCGEPDHISTHF